A single Hippocampus zosterae strain Florida chromosome 19, ASM2543408v3, whole genome shotgun sequence DNA region contains:
- the LOC127591977 gene encoding DNA (cytosine-5)-methyltransferase 3A-like isoform X5 — translation MPSNGPAVTELSRLPENKSSNDMSEDGADQDSPEEATLGSPPNKRRVGRPSRKRKQFLPEMATSDPSAPSTPPGELERSPPSPRKKRGRRKLEHNDGNKDEADDRSCDSPREGETGRLRRKPVPRVTFQAGDPYYISRRQKEEWLSRWKMEAERQAYRKAEICMMDDLTSEGDFQKEEEPASPDPLPSQQQTDPASPTVAVTPEPVARGDQATPREIEYQDGRGFGIGTLVFGKLRGFSWWPGRIVSWWMSGRSRAADGTRWVMWFGDGKFSVVCVEKLMPLSSFSSAFHQPTYNKQPMYRKAIFEALQVASTRAGRPTPSCDPSDDAEGVEPQTRQMIEWAMTGFLPNGPQSLDPPEEEQNPYKDVYSEMWAEPEAAYTPPPAKKPRKNAAEKAKIREVIDEGTRERLIQEIKKKTRNIEDICISCGSLSVSLEHPLFMGAMCVGCKNSFLECAYQYDDDGYQSYCTICCGGREVLMCGNNNCCRCFCVECVDLLVGIGSAAAAIKEDPWNCYMCGPRNTYGLLRRRDDWPCRLQHFFANNHEQDFEPAKLYAPVAAEKRQPIRVLSLFDGIATGLLVLKDLGIQVDKYVASEVCEDSITVGMVRHQGRIMYVGDVRNVTHKHIEEWGPFDLVIGGSPCNDLSIVNPARKGLYEGTGRLFFEFYRLLHEARPKEGDERPFFWLFENVVAMGVSDKRDISRFLECNPVMIDAKEVSAAHRARYFWGNLPGMSRPLSPMTNDKLDLQECLEHGRTAKFEKLRTITTRSNSVKQGKDEHFPVFMDNKEDILWCTEMERVFGFPVHYTDVSNMSRLARQRLLGRSWSVPVIRHLFAPLKEYFACN, via the exons AGTGAAGATGGCGCAGACCAGGACAGTCCAGAGGAGGCCACTCTGGGGAGCCCCCCAAACAAGCGCCGAGTGGGCCGTCCTAGCAGGAAACGCAAACAGTTTCTTCCT GAGATGGCAACGTCCGACCCCTCAGCCCCCTCAACTCCGCCGGGGGAGCTGGAGcgctcccccccttcccctcgcAAGAAACGTGGGCGTCGGAAACTAGAGCATAACGACGGGAATAAGG ATGAAGCCGACGACAGAAGCTGCGACTCCCCTCGAGAG GGTGAGACAGGGAGGTTGCGTAGGAAGCCGGTCCCCAGAGTGACTTTCCAGGCTGGAGACCCGTACTACATCAGCAGGAGACAGAAAGAAGAATGGCTCAGCCGCTGGAAGATGGAG GCGGAGAGACAGGCTTACAGGAAAGCTGAGATATGCATGATGGACGACCTCACATCAGAAGGCGACTTTCAAAAAGAGGAGGAGCCAGCCAGTCCGGACCCTCTGCCATCCCAGCAGCAAACAGATCCCGCCTCGCCGACCGTTGCCGTAACACCGGAACCAGTCGCCAGAGGAGACCAGGCGACGCCCAGAGAGATTGAGTACCAG GATGGCAGGGGCTTTGGCATCGGCACGCTGGTGTTCGGGAAACTACGAGGTTTCTCCTGGTGGCCCGGCAGGATCGTTTCCTGGTGGATGAGCGGCCGTAGTCGAGCCGCCGATGGGACTCGCTGGGTCATGTGGTTTGGAGACGGCAAATTCTCGGTG GTTTGCGTGGAGAAACTCATGCCGCTCAGCTCTTTCTCGTCTGCCTTTCACCAACCCACCTACAACAAGCAGCCCATGTACCGGAAAGCCATCTTTGAGGCTCTGCAG GTGGCAAGTACGCGAGCGGGACGACCCACTCCTTCCTGCGACCCGAGTGATGACGCAGAAGGTGTGGAGCCTCAGACCAGACAGATGATAGAATGGGCTATGACTGGCTTCTTGCCCAACGGCCCACAATCACTGGACCCTCCCGAGG AGGAGCAGAACCCGTATAAAGACGTCTACTCTGAGATGTGGGCAGAACCGGAGGCGGCATATACTCCTCCCCCTGCCAAGAAACCTCGCAAGAACGCGGCGGAAAAAGCCAAGATCAGAGAGGTGATCGACGAAGGAACTAGAG AGAGACTTATACaggagattaaaaagaaaacgcgAAACATCGAAG ATATCTGCATCTCCTGTGGAAGCCTCAGCGTCTCTCTGGAGCATCCTCTCTTCATGGGAGCAATGTGTGTGGGTTGCAAA AATTCCTTTTTAGAGTGCGCCTACCAGTACGACGATGACGGCTACCAGTCCTATTGCACCATCTGCTGCGGAGGCAGGGAGGTCCTCATGTGCGGCAACAACAACTGCTGTAG GTGCTTCTGCGTGGAGTGTGTGGATCTGCTGGTGGGAAtcggctcggcggcggcggccatcaAAGAAGATCCGTGGAACTGTTACATGTGTGGGCCCCGAAACACCTACGGCTTACTGCGACGACGGGACGACTGGCCTTGCCGACTGCAGCATTTTTTCGCCAACAATCACGAACAGGACTTT GAGCCAGCCAAGTTGTATGCTCCAGTCGCAGCGGAAAAGAGGCAGCCAATCAGAGTCTTATCACTGTTTGATGGCATTGCCACAG GACTTTTGGTGCTAAAGGATCTGGGCATCCAGGTCGATAAGTACGTGGCGTCCGAGGTTTGTGAAGACTCCATCACCGTCGGCATGGTCAGACACCAGGGACGCATCATGTACGTGGGCGACGTCCGCAACGTAACCCATAAACAC ATCGAAGAGTGGGGACCGTTTGACCTGGTGATAGGAGGAAGTCCCTGCAACGACCTCTCCATAGTAAACCCTGCACGCAAGGGCCTTTACG AGGGAACCGGGCGATTGTTTTTCGAGTTTTACCGTCTGTTGCACGAGGCTCGACCAAAAGAGGGTGACGAGCGGCCTTTCTTTTGGCTCTTCGAGAACGTCGTCGCCATGGGCGTCAGTGACAAACGGGACATATCTCGCTTTTTAGAG TGCAACCCTGTGATGATCGATGCCAAGGAAGTTTCTGCTGCCCACCGTGCTCGATATTTCTGGGGAAACCTGCCCGGCATGTCAAG ACCCCTGAGCCCCATGACGAATGACAAGCTGGACCTGCAAGAGTGTCTCGAGCATGGTCGCACTGCCAAG TTTGAGAAGTTGCGTACGATAACGACTCGCTCCAACTCTGTGAAGCAGGGGAAAGATGAGCATTTCCCCGTCTTCATGGACAACAAGGAGGACATCCTCTGGTGCACTGAGATGGAAAG GGTGTTTGGTTTCCCTGTCCACTACACCGACGTGTCCAACATGAGCCGGCTGGCAAGGCAAAGGCTGCTGGGACGTTCGTGGAGCGTTCCCGTCATCAGGCACCTCTTTGCCCCTCTAAAGGAGTACTTCGCCTGCAACTAG
- the LOC127591977 gene encoding DNA (cytosine-5)-methyltransferase 3A-like isoform X3 produces MPSNGPAVTELSRLPENKSSNDMSEDGADQDSPEEATLGSPPNKRRVGRPSRKRKQFLPEMATSDPSAPSTPPGELERSPPSPRKKRGRRKLEHNDGNKGIALSAKSSGDTVEPPKPNIDEADDRSCDSPREGETGRLRRKPVPRVTFQAGDPYYISRRQKEEWLSRWKMEAERQAYRKAEICMMDDLTSEGDFQKEEEPASPDPLPSQQQTDPASPTVAVTPEPVARGDQATPREIEYQDGRGFGIGTLVFGKLRGFSWWPGRIVSWWMSGRSRAADGTRWVMWFGDGKFSVVCVEKLMPLSSFSSAFHQPTYNKQPMYRKAIFEALQVASTRAGRPTPSCDPSDDAEGVEPQTRQMIEWAMTGFLPNGPQSLDPPEEEQNPYKDVYSEMWAEPEAAYTPPPAKKPRKNAAEKAKIREVIDEGTRERLIQEIKKKTRNIEDICISCGSLSVSLEHPLFMGAMCVGCKNSFLECAYQYDDDGYQSYCTICCGGREVLMCGNNNCCRCFCVECVDLLVGIGSAAAAIKEDPWNCYMCGPRNTYGLLRRRDDWPCRLQHFFANNHEQDFEPAKLYAPVAAEKRQPIRVLSLFDGIATGLLVLKDLGIQVDKYVASEVCEDSITVGMVRHQGRIMYVGDVRNVTHKHIEEWGPFDLVIGGSPCNDLSIVNPARKGLYEGTGRLFFEFYRLLHEARPKEGDERPFFWLFENVVAMGVSDKRDISRFLECNPVMIDAKEVSAAHRARYFWGNLPGMSSFSNVSSTNRPLSPMTNDKLDLQECLEHGRTAKGKDEHFPVFMDNKEDILWCTEMERVFGFPVHYTDVSNMSRLARQRLLGRSWSVPVIRHLFAPLKEYFACN; encoded by the exons AGTGAAGATGGCGCAGACCAGGACAGTCCAGAGGAGGCCACTCTGGGGAGCCCCCCAAACAAGCGCCGAGTGGGCCGTCCTAGCAGGAAACGCAAACAGTTTCTTCCT GAGATGGCAACGTCCGACCCCTCAGCCCCCTCAACTCCGCCGGGGGAGCTGGAGcgctcccccccttcccctcgcAAGAAACGTGGGCGTCGGAAACTAGAGCATAACGACGGGAATAAGGGTATTGCTTTGAGCGCAAAGTCATCTGGcgatacagtggaacctccaaagccTAACATAG ATGAAGCCGACGACAGAAGCTGCGACTCCCCTCGAGAG GGTGAGACAGGGAGGTTGCGTAGGAAGCCGGTCCCCAGAGTGACTTTCCAGGCTGGAGACCCGTACTACATCAGCAGGAGACAGAAAGAAGAATGGCTCAGCCGCTGGAAGATGGAG GCGGAGAGACAGGCTTACAGGAAAGCTGAGATATGCATGATGGACGACCTCACATCAGAAGGCGACTTTCAAAAAGAGGAGGAGCCAGCCAGTCCGGACCCTCTGCCATCCCAGCAGCAAACAGATCCCGCCTCGCCGACCGTTGCCGTAACACCGGAACCAGTCGCCAGAGGAGACCAGGCGACGCCCAGAGAGATTGAGTACCAG GATGGCAGGGGCTTTGGCATCGGCACGCTGGTGTTCGGGAAACTACGAGGTTTCTCCTGGTGGCCCGGCAGGATCGTTTCCTGGTGGATGAGCGGCCGTAGTCGAGCCGCCGATGGGACTCGCTGGGTCATGTGGTTTGGAGACGGCAAATTCTCGGTG GTTTGCGTGGAGAAACTCATGCCGCTCAGCTCTTTCTCGTCTGCCTTTCACCAACCCACCTACAACAAGCAGCCCATGTACCGGAAAGCCATCTTTGAGGCTCTGCAG GTGGCAAGTACGCGAGCGGGACGACCCACTCCTTCCTGCGACCCGAGTGATGACGCAGAAGGTGTGGAGCCTCAGACCAGACAGATGATAGAATGGGCTATGACTGGCTTCTTGCCCAACGGCCCACAATCACTGGACCCTCCCGAGG AGGAGCAGAACCCGTATAAAGACGTCTACTCTGAGATGTGGGCAGAACCGGAGGCGGCATATACTCCTCCCCCTGCCAAGAAACCTCGCAAGAACGCGGCGGAAAAAGCCAAGATCAGAGAGGTGATCGACGAAGGAACTAGAG AGAGACTTATACaggagattaaaaagaaaacgcgAAACATCGAAG ATATCTGCATCTCCTGTGGAAGCCTCAGCGTCTCTCTGGAGCATCCTCTCTTCATGGGAGCAATGTGTGTGGGTTGCAAA AATTCCTTTTTAGAGTGCGCCTACCAGTACGACGATGACGGCTACCAGTCCTATTGCACCATCTGCTGCGGAGGCAGGGAGGTCCTCATGTGCGGCAACAACAACTGCTGTAG GTGCTTCTGCGTGGAGTGTGTGGATCTGCTGGTGGGAAtcggctcggcggcggcggccatcaAAGAAGATCCGTGGAACTGTTACATGTGTGGGCCCCGAAACACCTACGGCTTACTGCGACGACGGGACGACTGGCCTTGCCGACTGCAGCATTTTTTCGCCAACAATCACGAACAGGACTTT GAGCCAGCCAAGTTGTATGCTCCAGTCGCAGCGGAAAAGAGGCAGCCAATCAGAGTCTTATCACTGTTTGATGGCATTGCCACAG GACTTTTGGTGCTAAAGGATCTGGGCATCCAGGTCGATAAGTACGTGGCGTCCGAGGTTTGTGAAGACTCCATCACCGTCGGCATGGTCAGACACCAGGGACGCATCATGTACGTGGGCGACGTCCGCAACGTAACCCATAAACAC ATCGAAGAGTGGGGACCGTTTGACCTGGTGATAGGAGGAAGTCCCTGCAACGACCTCTCCATAGTAAACCCTGCACGCAAGGGCCTTTACG AGGGAACCGGGCGATTGTTTTTCGAGTTTTACCGTCTGTTGCACGAGGCTCGACCAAAAGAGGGTGACGAGCGGCCTTTCTTTTGGCTCTTCGAGAACGTCGTCGCCATGGGCGTCAGTGACAAACGGGACATATCTCGCTTTTTAGAG TGCAACCCTGTGATGATCGATGCCAAGGAAGTTTCTGCTGCCCACCGTGCTCGATATTTCTGGGGAAACCTGCCCGGCATGTCAAG CTTCTCGAACGTATCGTCAACAAACAGACCCCTGAGCCCCATGACGAATGACAAGCTGGACCTGCAAGAGTGTCTCGAGCATGGTCGCACTGCCAAG GGGAAAGATGAGCATTTCCCCGTCTTCATGGACAACAAGGAGGACATCCTCTGGTGCACTGAGATGGAAAG GGTGTTTGGTTTCCCTGTCCACTACACCGACGTGTCCAACATGAGCCGGCTGGCAAGGCAAAGGCTGCTGGGACGTTCGTGGAGCGTTCCCGTCATCAGGCACCTCTTTGCCCCTCTAAAGGAGTACTTCGCCTGCAACTAG
- the LOC127591977 gene encoding DNA (cytosine-5)-methyltransferase 3A-like isoform X7, with protein MPSNGPAVTELSRLPENKSSNDMSEDGADQDSPEEATLGSPPNKRRVGRPSRKRKQFLPEMATSDPSAPSTPPGELERSPPSPRKKRGRRKLEHNDGNKGIALSAKSSGDTVEPPKPNIDEADDRSCDSPREAERQAYRKAEICMMDDLTSEGDFQKEEEPASPDPLPSQQQTDPASPTVAVTPEPVARGDQATPREIEYQDGRGFGIGTLVFGKLRGFSWWPGRIVSWWMSGRSRAADGTRWVMWFGDGKFSVVCVEKLMPLSSFSSAFHQPTYNKQPMYRKAIFEALQVASTRAGRPTPSCDPSDDAEGVEPQTRQMIEWAMTGFLPNGPQSLDPPEEEQNPYKDVYSEMWAEPEAAYTPPPAKKPRKNAAEKAKIREVIDEGTRERLIQEIKKKTRNIEDICISCGSLSVSLEHPLFMGAMCVGCKNSFLECAYQYDDDGYQSYCTICCGGREVLMCGNNNCCRCFCVECVDLLVGIGSAAAAIKEDPWNCYMCGPRNTYGLLRRRDDWPCRLQHFFANNHEQDFEPAKLYAPVAAEKRQPIRVLSLFDGIATGLLVLKDLGIQVDKYVASEVCEDSITVGMVRHQGRIMYVGDVRNVTHKHIEEWGPFDLVIGGSPCNDLSIVNPARKGLYEGTGRLFFEFYRLLHEARPKEGDERPFFWLFENVVAMGVSDKRDISRFLECNPVMIDAKEVSAAHRARYFWGNLPGMSSFSNVSSTNRPLSPMTNDKLDLQECLEHGRTAKFEKLRTITTRSNSVKQGKDEHFPVFMDNKEDILWCTEMERVFGFPVHYTDVSNMSRLARQRLLGRSWSVPVIRHLFAPLKEYFACN; from the exons AGTGAAGATGGCGCAGACCAGGACAGTCCAGAGGAGGCCACTCTGGGGAGCCCCCCAAACAAGCGCCGAGTGGGCCGTCCTAGCAGGAAACGCAAACAGTTTCTTCCT GAGATGGCAACGTCCGACCCCTCAGCCCCCTCAACTCCGCCGGGGGAGCTGGAGcgctcccccccttcccctcgcAAGAAACGTGGGCGTCGGAAACTAGAGCATAACGACGGGAATAAGGGTATTGCTTTGAGCGCAAAGTCATCTGGcgatacagtggaacctccaaagccTAACATAG ATGAAGCCGACGACAGAAGCTGCGACTCCCCTCGAGAG GCGGAGAGACAGGCTTACAGGAAAGCTGAGATATGCATGATGGACGACCTCACATCAGAAGGCGACTTTCAAAAAGAGGAGGAGCCAGCCAGTCCGGACCCTCTGCCATCCCAGCAGCAAACAGATCCCGCCTCGCCGACCGTTGCCGTAACACCGGAACCAGTCGCCAGAGGAGACCAGGCGACGCCCAGAGAGATTGAGTACCAG GATGGCAGGGGCTTTGGCATCGGCACGCTGGTGTTCGGGAAACTACGAGGTTTCTCCTGGTGGCCCGGCAGGATCGTTTCCTGGTGGATGAGCGGCCGTAGTCGAGCCGCCGATGGGACTCGCTGGGTCATGTGGTTTGGAGACGGCAAATTCTCGGTG GTTTGCGTGGAGAAACTCATGCCGCTCAGCTCTTTCTCGTCTGCCTTTCACCAACCCACCTACAACAAGCAGCCCATGTACCGGAAAGCCATCTTTGAGGCTCTGCAG GTGGCAAGTACGCGAGCGGGACGACCCACTCCTTCCTGCGACCCGAGTGATGACGCAGAAGGTGTGGAGCCTCAGACCAGACAGATGATAGAATGGGCTATGACTGGCTTCTTGCCCAACGGCCCACAATCACTGGACCCTCCCGAGG AGGAGCAGAACCCGTATAAAGACGTCTACTCTGAGATGTGGGCAGAACCGGAGGCGGCATATACTCCTCCCCCTGCCAAGAAACCTCGCAAGAACGCGGCGGAAAAAGCCAAGATCAGAGAGGTGATCGACGAAGGAACTAGAG AGAGACTTATACaggagattaaaaagaaaacgcgAAACATCGAAG ATATCTGCATCTCCTGTGGAAGCCTCAGCGTCTCTCTGGAGCATCCTCTCTTCATGGGAGCAATGTGTGTGGGTTGCAAA AATTCCTTTTTAGAGTGCGCCTACCAGTACGACGATGACGGCTACCAGTCCTATTGCACCATCTGCTGCGGAGGCAGGGAGGTCCTCATGTGCGGCAACAACAACTGCTGTAG GTGCTTCTGCGTGGAGTGTGTGGATCTGCTGGTGGGAAtcggctcggcggcggcggccatcaAAGAAGATCCGTGGAACTGTTACATGTGTGGGCCCCGAAACACCTACGGCTTACTGCGACGACGGGACGACTGGCCTTGCCGACTGCAGCATTTTTTCGCCAACAATCACGAACAGGACTTT GAGCCAGCCAAGTTGTATGCTCCAGTCGCAGCGGAAAAGAGGCAGCCAATCAGAGTCTTATCACTGTTTGATGGCATTGCCACAG GACTTTTGGTGCTAAAGGATCTGGGCATCCAGGTCGATAAGTACGTGGCGTCCGAGGTTTGTGAAGACTCCATCACCGTCGGCATGGTCAGACACCAGGGACGCATCATGTACGTGGGCGACGTCCGCAACGTAACCCATAAACAC ATCGAAGAGTGGGGACCGTTTGACCTGGTGATAGGAGGAAGTCCCTGCAACGACCTCTCCATAGTAAACCCTGCACGCAAGGGCCTTTACG AGGGAACCGGGCGATTGTTTTTCGAGTTTTACCGTCTGTTGCACGAGGCTCGACCAAAAGAGGGTGACGAGCGGCCTTTCTTTTGGCTCTTCGAGAACGTCGTCGCCATGGGCGTCAGTGACAAACGGGACATATCTCGCTTTTTAGAG TGCAACCCTGTGATGATCGATGCCAAGGAAGTTTCTGCTGCCCACCGTGCTCGATATTTCTGGGGAAACCTGCCCGGCATGTCAAG CTTCTCGAACGTATCGTCAACAAACAGACCCCTGAGCCCCATGACGAATGACAAGCTGGACCTGCAAGAGTGTCTCGAGCATGGTCGCACTGCCAAG TTTGAGAAGTTGCGTACGATAACGACTCGCTCCAACTCTGTGAAGCAGGGGAAAGATGAGCATTTCCCCGTCTTCATGGACAACAAGGAGGACATCCTCTGGTGCACTGAGATGGAAAG GGTGTTTGGTTTCCCTGTCCACTACACCGACGTGTCCAACATGAGCCGGCTGGCAAGGCAAAGGCTGCTGGGACGTTCGTGGAGCGTTCCCGTCATCAGGCACCTCTTTGCCCCTCTAAAGGAGTACTTCGCCTGCAACTAG
- the LOC127591977 gene encoding DNA (cytosine-5)-methyltransferase 3A-like isoform X1 has translation MPSNGPAVTELSRLPENKSSNDMSEDGADQDSPEEATLGSPPNKRRVGRPSRKRKQFLPEMATSDPSAPSTPPGELERSPPSPRKKRGRRKLEHNDGNKGIALSAKSSGDTVEPPKPNIDEADDRSCDSPREGETGRLRRKPVPRVTFQAGDPYYISRRQKEEWLSRWKMEAERQAYRKAEICMMDDLTSEGDFQKEEEPASPDPLPSQQQTDPASPTVAVTPEPVARGDQATPREIEYQDGRGFGIGTLVFGKLRGFSWWPGRIVSWWMSGRSRAADGTRWVMWFGDGKFSVVCVEKLMPLSSFSSAFHQPTYNKQPMYRKAIFEALQVASTRAGRPTPSCDPSDDAEGVEPQTRQMIEWAMTGFLPNGPQSLDPPEEEQNPYKDVYSEMWAEPEAAYTPPPAKKPRKNAAEKAKIREVIDEGTRERLIQEIKKKTRNIEDICISCGSLSVSLEHPLFMGAMCVGCKNSFLECAYQYDDDGYQSYCTICCGGREVLMCGNNNCCRCFCVECVDLLVGIGSAAAAIKEDPWNCYMCGPRNTYGLLRRRDDWPCRLQHFFANNHEQDFEPAKLYAPVAAEKRQPIRVLSLFDGIATGLLVLKDLGIQVDKYVASEVCEDSITVGMVRHQGRIMYVGDVRNVTHKHIEEWGPFDLVIGGSPCNDLSIVNPARKGLYEGTGRLFFEFYRLLHEARPKEGDERPFFWLFENVVAMGVSDKRDISRFLECNPVMIDAKEVSAAHRARYFWGNLPGMSSFSNVSSTNRPLSPMTNDKLDLQECLEHGRTAKFEKLRTITTRSNSVKQGKDEHFPVFMDNKEDILWCTEMERVFGFPVHYTDVSNMSRLARQRLLGRSWSVPVIRHLFAPLKEYFACN, from the exons AGTGAAGATGGCGCAGACCAGGACAGTCCAGAGGAGGCCACTCTGGGGAGCCCCCCAAACAAGCGCCGAGTGGGCCGTCCTAGCAGGAAACGCAAACAGTTTCTTCCT GAGATGGCAACGTCCGACCCCTCAGCCCCCTCAACTCCGCCGGGGGAGCTGGAGcgctcccccccttcccctcgcAAGAAACGTGGGCGTCGGAAACTAGAGCATAACGACGGGAATAAGGGTATTGCTTTGAGCGCAAAGTCATCTGGcgatacagtggaacctccaaagccTAACATAG ATGAAGCCGACGACAGAAGCTGCGACTCCCCTCGAGAG GGTGAGACAGGGAGGTTGCGTAGGAAGCCGGTCCCCAGAGTGACTTTCCAGGCTGGAGACCCGTACTACATCAGCAGGAGACAGAAAGAAGAATGGCTCAGCCGCTGGAAGATGGAG GCGGAGAGACAGGCTTACAGGAAAGCTGAGATATGCATGATGGACGACCTCACATCAGAAGGCGACTTTCAAAAAGAGGAGGAGCCAGCCAGTCCGGACCCTCTGCCATCCCAGCAGCAAACAGATCCCGCCTCGCCGACCGTTGCCGTAACACCGGAACCAGTCGCCAGAGGAGACCAGGCGACGCCCAGAGAGATTGAGTACCAG GATGGCAGGGGCTTTGGCATCGGCACGCTGGTGTTCGGGAAACTACGAGGTTTCTCCTGGTGGCCCGGCAGGATCGTTTCCTGGTGGATGAGCGGCCGTAGTCGAGCCGCCGATGGGACTCGCTGGGTCATGTGGTTTGGAGACGGCAAATTCTCGGTG GTTTGCGTGGAGAAACTCATGCCGCTCAGCTCTTTCTCGTCTGCCTTTCACCAACCCACCTACAACAAGCAGCCCATGTACCGGAAAGCCATCTTTGAGGCTCTGCAG GTGGCAAGTACGCGAGCGGGACGACCCACTCCTTCCTGCGACCCGAGTGATGACGCAGAAGGTGTGGAGCCTCAGACCAGACAGATGATAGAATGGGCTATGACTGGCTTCTTGCCCAACGGCCCACAATCACTGGACCCTCCCGAGG AGGAGCAGAACCCGTATAAAGACGTCTACTCTGAGATGTGGGCAGAACCGGAGGCGGCATATACTCCTCCCCCTGCCAAGAAACCTCGCAAGAACGCGGCGGAAAAAGCCAAGATCAGAGAGGTGATCGACGAAGGAACTAGAG AGAGACTTATACaggagattaaaaagaaaacgcgAAACATCGAAG ATATCTGCATCTCCTGTGGAAGCCTCAGCGTCTCTCTGGAGCATCCTCTCTTCATGGGAGCAATGTGTGTGGGTTGCAAA AATTCCTTTTTAGAGTGCGCCTACCAGTACGACGATGACGGCTACCAGTCCTATTGCACCATCTGCTGCGGAGGCAGGGAGGTCCTCATGTGCGGCAACAACAACTGCTGTAG GTGCTTCTGCGTGGAGTGTGTGGATCTGCTGGTGGGAAtcggctcggcggcggcggccatcaAAGAAGATCCGTGGAACTGTTACATGTGTGGGCCCCGAAACACCTACGGCTTACTGCGACGACGGGACGACTGGCCTTGCCGACTGCAGCATTTTTTCGCCAACAATCACGAACAGGACTTT GAGCCAGCCAAGTTGTATGCTCCAGTCGCAGCGGAAAAGAGGCAGCCAATCAGAGTCTTATCACTGTTTGATGGCATTGCCACAG GACTTTTGGTGCTAAAGGATCTGGGCATCCAGGTCGATAAGTACGTGGCGTCCGAGGTTTGTGAAGACTCCATCACCGTCGGCATGGTCAGACACCAGGGACGCATCATGTACGTGGGCGACGTCCGCAACGTAACCCATAAACAC ATCGAAGAGTGGGGACCGTTTGACCTGGTGATAGGAGGAAGTCCCTGCAACGACCTCTCCATAGTAAACCCTGCACGCAAGGGCCTTTACG AGGGAACCGGGCGATTGTTTTTCGAGTTTTACCGTCTGTTGCACGAGGCTCGACCAAAAGAGGGTGACGAGCGGCCTTTCTTTTGGCTCTTCGAGAACGTCGTCGCCATGGGCGTCAGTGACAAACGGGACATATCTCGCTTTTTAGAG TGCAACCCTGTGATGATCGATGCCAAGGAAGTTTCTGCTGCCCACCGTGCTCGATATTTCTGGGGAAACCTGCCCGGCATGTCAAG CTTCTCGAACGTATCGTCAACAAACAGACCCCTGAGCCCCATGACGAATGACAAGCTGGACCTGCAAGAGTGTCTCGAGCATGGTCGCACTGCCAAG TTTGAGAAGTTGCGTACGATAACGACTCGCTCCAACTCTGTGAAGCAGGGGAAAGATGAGCATTTCCCCGTCTTCATGGACAACAAGGAGGACATCCTCTGGTGCACTGAGATGGAAAG GGTGTTTGGTTTCCCTGTCCACTACACCGACGTGTCCAACATGAGCCGGCTGGCAAGGCAAAGGCTGCTGGGACGTTCGTGGAGCGTTCCCGTCATCAGGCACCTCTTTGCCCCTCTAAAGGAGTACTTCGCCTGCAACTAG